The following are from one region of the Trichoderma breve strain T069 chromosome 5, whole genome shotgun sequence genome:
- a CDS encoding methyltransferase domain-containing protein, with product MDKSPGQSPPGAAGGSSQQEEHAAEGILPADHWREVSQREGNRPEDDDYDDDDGDSALGSDAGSSTASITSSILQYREIHGRRFHGETGTAQYWQSNDEAANESLDINHHALTMAMGDQLLMAPLVKENIKKALDIGTGTGIWAIDFADEYPDAQIIGTDISPIQPTWVPPNLQFEIEDCTQDWTFRSQDFDYVHMRWLLGSIQDWDALMQQAYRVLRPGGYIESLETSAIMTSDDGTVTETCPMGQWGKFFISGGKKIGRSFTVVEDETQRKSIEAAGFVDIQEFNFKMPIGGWAKDPKLKELGQVAQMVLERDVEGYIVFMANTLGWTREEILVYISMLRRDVRSKNFHAYYNQKVVWARKPLDGEKR from the exons ATGGACAAAAGTCCCGGACAAAGCCCTCCAGGAGCGGCTGGTGGAAGCAGTCAACAGGAAGAGCACGCGGCGGAAGGCATCCTCCCAGCTGACCATTGGCGAGAG GTTTCTCAGCGAGAAGGCAACCGACCCGAAGACGACGActacgacgacgatgacggcgattCTGCGCTTGGTTCTGATGCTGGCAGCTCAACTGCTTCGATAACCTCGAGCATTCTACAGTATCGAGAGATTCACGGGCGAAGATTTCATGGTGAAACAGGCACAGCGCAGTACTG GCAATCCAACGACGAAGCGGCGAATGAATCGCTGGACATAAA TCATCATGCTCTTACTATGGCAATGGGAGACCAGCTCCTTATGGCCCCATTGGTCAAGGAAAATATCAAA AAAGCCCTTGATATAGGGACTGGCACAG GGATATGGGCTAT CGATTTTGCAGATGAGTATCCCGATGCTCAGATCATTGGCACCGACATTTCCCCCATTCAGCCAACATGGGTACCGCCCAACCTCCAATT TGAAATCGAAGACTGCACGCAAGATTGGACGTTTCGCAGCCAAGACTTTGACTATGTGCATATGCGGTGGCTCCTTGGCAGCATTCAAGACTGGGATGCCCTGATGCAGCAAGCATATCGCGTACTGCGGCCAGGGGGTTACATTGAGAGCTTAGAAACTTCGGCCATTATGACGAGTGATGATGGGACTGTCACGGAGACGTGCCCGATGGGACAATGGGGCAAGTTCTTCATCTCCggaggaaaaaagattgGAAGATCATTTACTGTCGTCGAAGACGAGACGCAGAGAAAGTCGATTGAGGCAGCCGGCTTTGTCGACATTCAGGAATTCAATTTCAAG ATGCCGATAGGAGGCTGGGCAAAGGACCCGAAGCTAAAAGAGCTCGGGCAAGTCGCACAGATGGTCCTCGAAAGAGACGTCGAGGGCTACATCGTCTTCATGGCAAACACGCTGGGGTGGACGCGAGAGGAGATTCTAGTGTACATCAGCATGCTGCGGCGGGATGTCAGATCGAAAAACTTTCACGCATATTATAATCAAAAAGTGGTGTGGGCACGGAAGCCATTGGACGGGGAAAAGCGATAA